In Streptomyces venezuelae, the sequence CAGCCTTCGAGGCTGTGGGAGTGCTGGGCCCCGAGCTGCCGGCCCGCTCCGGTCGTCATGCGGATCACGACGGGGACGCTCAGCTGCCCGCCCGACATGTGCAGCAGTGTGGCCGCGTTGTTGAGGATCTGGTCCAGGGCCAGGAGACTGAAGTTGACGGTCATGATCTCGACGACGGGCCGCATCCCTCCGAGCGCGGCGCCGATGCCCGCGCCGACGAATCCGGATTCGGACAGCGGCGTGTCGCGGATGCGGTCGGGTCCGAACTCTTCGAGCAGGCCCAGGCTGACGCCGAAGCATCCGCCGTACCGGCCCACGTCCTCGCCCATGAGGAAGACCCGCTCGTCCTGCAGCAGGGCTTCGCGCAGCCCCTCACGGAGGGCCTCCCGATAGGTGGTCGGCCGGGAAGTTCCGCTCGGTGCCTTCCGCTTGCTCATGCCGTGCTCCCGGTTTCGCTCGTGACGAAGCGGAGCAGGTCCGCGACCGGTTCGAGCGGGGCTTCCTCGGCCCTCCCTACGGCCTGGTCGATCTCGGCGAGTACTTCCATGTCGAGTTCTTCCATCATCCGGTCGTCGAGCTGCCCTTCGGAACGCATCAGTTCGGCCAGCCCTTTGAGGGGGTCGCGTCCCTTCCATTCCTCGATCTCGGACTTGGCCCGGTACCGGTCGGGGTCGTACATGGAGTGGGCGCGGAACCGGTACGTCTGCGCCTCGAGGAAGTGCGGTCCGTTGCCCGCGCGTACGGACTCCGCAGCTCTGAGTGCGGCCGCTTCGACCGCGAGGACGTCCATGCCGTCGACCGTCCACGCAGGCATGCCGTAGGAAGCGGCACGCATGGCGAGGTTGGTCTGGGCGTGCTCCCGGGCCAGGCTCGTGCCCATGGCGTACAGGTTGTTCTCGCAGACCAGCAACAGGGGTAGCCGCCACAGGGCCGCGAGGTTGGCCGTCTCGTGGAACTCGCCTTCGGCGAAAGCTCCGTCCCCGAAAAAACAGCAGGTGACGCGGGTGCTGCCGCGCATCCGGTCGGCGAGTGCGAGTCCGGCCGCCAGGGGCAGGCCGCCGGCCACGATCGCGTTGCCCCCGTAGAAGCGGTGCGTGGCGTCGAACAGGTGCATGGAGCCGCCGCGTCCGCGGCTGCAGCCGGTGGCCCTGCCGTACATCTCGGCCATCACGGCGTCGGCGGGAACTCCGCGAGCCAGTGCGTGCCCGTGTTCGCGGTAGGTGGAGACCACCGCGTCCTCCTCGCGCAGTGCCTGGTTGACGCCCACGGCGACGGCTTCCTCACCGATGTAGAGGTGGACGAACCCACGGATCTTCGCGCCGCTGTAGAGCTCCACGCACCTCTCCTCGAACCGTCTGATGGCAAGCATCCGGCGGAGCAGGGACAGGTGGTGCCCGGGTGCGGGATGCCTGTCGGGAGTGCCGCGGGCAGCGGTGGCGGGTCCCTTCTTGCGCCCGCTCCTGCGCGCTGCGCTCCGGGCCTTTCCTTCGTGCTGCGGGGTGGTGCTGCTCATGGTTCCGCCTTCTCTCACGAGCGGGTCAGCCCGGGTTCTCCAGCGTGGACAGATCCCCTTCGGGCAATCCCATTTCCCGGGCGCGCAGCAGACGGCGCATCACCTTGCCGCTGCGCGTCTTGGGGAGGTTCTGCTCGAACTCGATCTCTCTGGGCGCCACCGCGGGGCCCAGCCGCCTGCGTGCGAACGCCAGAAGTTCTCGCTTGAGGGACGCGTCGGGGGAGAGTCCCGGACGGAGCGAGACGAATGCCTTGACGACGGCTCCCACGACCGGGTCCGGGCGGCCGATCACGCCGGCCTCCGCGACGGCGGGATGCTCCATCAGCGCGCTCTCCACCTCGAACGGTCCGATGAGGTGTCCGGCCGACTTGATGACGTCGTCGGCACGGCCGACGAACCAGAACCACCCGTCCTCGTCGCGTTTCGCGAGGTCGCCGGTGAGGTACCAGCCGTCTGCGAAGCAGGCCCGGTAACGGGCCTCCTCGTTCAGATAGCCCCGGAACATGGAGGGCCAGCCCGGACGCAGCGCCAGCTCTCCCTCGACGCCCGCATCGGTGATGACCCGAACGCGGCCTTCCGTGACCTCGGCGCGTCCGTCCTCGCCGCGTTCGAGCAGCGCGGCCTCCACACCGGGCAGGGGGCGTCCCATGGAGCCGGGCCGGATGTCGCTGGCCGCGAAGTTGGCGATCATGATCGCTCCGGTCTCCGTCTGCCACCAGTTGTCGTGGATCGGCAGGCCGAGCACCTCCTGCCCCCACAGGACGGCTTCCGGGTTGAGCGGCTCACCCACGCTTGCGATGAAGCGCAGATCCGACAGGTCGTACGGCCCGGGCAGCTCTCGGGTGCCGTCCCTGGGGGTGGCGCGCATCAGCATGCGGATCGCGGTCGGTGCCGTGTACCAGACCGTGACCCGCTGGTTGGCGAGGATTCGGTACCAGCGGTGGACGTCGAAGTCCCCTTCGTCGACCACGACGGTCGCGCCGTGCGTGAGTGGGGCGATGATCCCGTACGAGGTACCGGTCACCCATCCCGGGTCCGCTGTACACCAGTACACGTCCTCCCGGCGCAGATCGAGCGCGAAGGCCGCCGTCGCGTGGTGGGCCACAACCGCTTCGTGCACGTGGACCGCGCCCTTCGGGGTACCGGTCGTGCCGCTGGTGAAGTGCAGCAGCGCCATGTCCTCCGGATCGGTGGGCGGCACCGCGTACTCCTCCGGGGCCTGTTCCATGAGTTCGGCGAAGGAGAGGGTGCCGGTCGGGAGGTCCGTGACCGGACCCACCAACAGAACGTGGTCAAGGTGAGGCAGGCGGTGCCTGTTCTCCTCGACCTTGCGCCGGTACAGCGCCTCGGTGGTGACAAGGACCCGGGCATCGCCCAGCTCCAGCCGCCGGCGCACGGGCTCGGGGCCGAAGGCCGAGAAGAGCGGGCACAGCACGCGTGTGCTGCGCAGCGTGCCCAGTACGGTCGTATACAGCTCGGGGCAGCGACCGAGGAGCGTGAAGACTCTCTCCTGTCGTCCCACGCCCAGGGCGGTGAGGACGTTTGCGAAGCGGCCCGTGAGGCTGCCGAGCTCGGCGTAGGTGAGGTGGGTGACGGTGTCGTCGGGCGCGATGCAGCGGAGTGCTTCCCGCCCGCCCTGGCCGGCCGCCAGGTGTCGGTCAATGGCCTCGTAGCCGATGTTCAGCCCGCCTCCGGGCAGCCCGGACAGCAGGGACCTGGCCTCGTCCCAGGTGAAATCCGCGCGCGCCCGATCGTAGTCCTGGAGCATGAAGGGGGCATCGGGTCCGGGCTGTTTGTGGATGATCAAGTGATCCATGGCCGGGTCCCTCTCCTCGCCTTGGAACCTTCAAGGAGACAGCGTCACGTCGTGTGACGGCCGCAAGCGCGGCGAGCGGTCTCCCGGCGTCCCCCGGACGGTCCACAACGGGACGGCGCGGCTACCCGGACATCCCGTAGACGCTGCGGTGGGGTGGGGTGAGCAGGGAGTCATCAAGGGTGGCTGTCAGGCGGGAGACGACTGCGACCACCCCGTCCAGCTGGCTGGTGAGGCGGATCAGGGAGGGAATCTGGCTTTGTCTCTCCAGTCGGCCTTCCAGTGTCACGATGCCGTCGACCACGTGGACGGTGACCGCCTCGGCGTCCAGTCCCATGGTGTCCACGAGTATGTCCGCGACCACGCGGTGTCGTATCTCCGAGTCCGGTCGCAGGAAGAGCCAGAGAAGGTCACGGCGGGTGACGATGCCGACGAGTCGGTCCTCGTCGTCCACGACCGGCAGTCGCTCGACGCCTCGGCGGGCCATCAGCCGGGCGGCTCCTGCCGCGGTCTCGTCCGCGTGAACCGTGACCGCCGGTGCGGACATGGCCTCACCAGCGGTGAAAGCCGCCTCCGAGGGGACTTCAGTCCCGGCCCGCCCGCCACCGAGCTCTTCACCCACCGGCGCGTGGTCGGCGGCTGCGCGGCCGATCAGGTCACTCTCGGAGACGATTCCGAGCACCCGCTCCTCGTCGTCGAGGACCGGCAGCCCGCTGATGTCGTGCTGAGCGAGCAGCTTGGCGACATCCTTGAAAGGGGTTGACGTCACGACCGAGACGACCTCGTCGGTCATCAGGTCTCCGACCTTGATGTGCTTCATGAGGCACCTCCTGCCGTCACGGCGATCCAGCCGGACGGGAAGCCGGAGGACGCCGATAACCACGATCCGCCCCGTGCCAGGAGAGGAGGAGGGCCGAATGGTCCGGAGCAGGGCCCGATCGGACCCGTGCCGCCCCCGAGGCGCGGATTGCGGAAACCAGGACCACCTGTCCCTGACAGGGCCTGAATGGCCCTCGTTACGGAGAGCCCGAAGAGTTGATCCGAGAGCCGGACCCCTGGCGGCTCCCTGAGGAGGAACCATGGAAGGCACCACGAGCAGCCCGGAACTCGGCGCCGTCCTCGTCGGCGTCGACGGCTCCGAGCCGGCCCGGCGGGCAGCGTTGTGGGCAGCGGCGGAGGCGGTACGCCGCGAGTGCCCGTTGCGCATCGTGCACGGGTCCGACACCGATGGCCGGGTCCTCTACGTCTCGGCGAAGAGCATCGAGCACGTCCGCCGGGCAGGCCGGGAACTACTGGATGCCACGGTGGCCGCGGTTACGGAGCAGTTTCCCGGCCTGCAGGTCAACCCCGAATTCAGCCGCAGCGCACCTGTCCCGAGCCTCCACCGGTCCGCGGGCCTTCACGACACCATCGTGGTCGGCAGCCGGGGACTGGGCGGTTTCAGCTCCCTCATGCTCGGATCGGTCGGACTCAAGGTCGCAG encodes:
- the pdhA gene encoding pyruvate dehydrogenase (acetyl-transferring) E1 component subunit alpha, whose product is MSSTTPQHEGKARSAARRSGRKKGPATAARGTPDRHPAPGHHLSLLRRMLAIRRFEERCVELYSGAKIRGFVHLYIGEEAVAVGVNQALREEDAVVSTYREHGHALARGVPADAVMAEMYGRATGCSRGRGGSMHLFDATHRFYGGNAIVAGGLPLAAGLALADRMRGSTRVTCCFFGDGAFAEGEFHETANLAALWRLPLLLVCENNLYAMGTSLAREHAQTNLAMRAASYGMPAWTVDGMDVLAVEAAALRAAESVRAGNGPHFLEAQTYRFRAHSMYDPDRYRAKSEIEEWKGRDPLKGLAELMRSEGQLDDRMMEELDMEVLAEIDQAVGRAEEAPLEPVADLLRFVTSETGSTA
- the acsA gene encoding acetate--CoA ligase, with the protein product MDHLIIHKQPGPDAPFMLQDYDRARADFTWDEARSLLSGLPGGGLNIGYEAIDRHLAAGQGGREALRCIAPDDTVTHLTYAELGSLTGRFANVLTALGVGRQERVFTLLGRCPELYTTVLGTLRSTRVLCPLFSAFGPEPVRRRLELGDARVLVTTEALYRRKVEENRHRLPHLDHVLLVGPVTDLPTGTLSFAELMEQAPEEYAVPPTDPEDMALLHFTSGTTGTPKGAVHVHEAVVAHHATAAFALDLRREDVYWCTADPGWVTGTSYGIIAPLTHGATVVVDEGDFDVHRWYRILANQRVTVWYTAPTAIRMLMRATPRDGTRELPGPYDLSDLRFIASVGEPLNPEAVLWGQEVLGLPIHDNWWQTETGAIMIANFAASDIRPGSMGRPLPGVEAALLERGEDGRAEVTEGRVRVITDAGVEGELALRPGWPSMFRGYLNEEARYRACFADGWYLTGDLAKRDEDGWFWFVGRADDVIKSAGHLIGPFEVESALMEHPAVAEAGVIGRPDPVVGAVVKAFVSLRPGLSPDASLKRELLAFARRRLGPAVAPREIEFEQNLPKTRSGKVMRRLLRAREMGLPEGDLSTLENPG
- a CDS encoding CBS domain-containing protein → MKHIKVGDLMTDEVVSVVTSTPFKDVAKLLAQHDISGLPVLDDEERVLGIVSESDLIGRAAADHAPVGEELGGGRAGTEVPSEAAFTAGEAMSAPAVTVHADETAAGAARLMARRGVERLPVVDDEDRLVGIVTRRDLLWLFLRPDSEIRHRVVADILVDTMGLDAEAVTVHVVDGIVTLEGRLERQSQIPSLIRLTSQLDGVVAVVSRLTATLDDSLLTPPHRSVYGMSG